Part of the Pseudomonadota bacterium genome is shown below.
ACTACAGGAATGATCATATCGCCCTTATCCTGGGTCTTGGCATTAAATGCCTTGCAAAATTCCATTATATTGACGCCACGCTGACCCAACGCCGGCCCAACGGGCGGAGAAGGATTCGCCTTGCCGGCAGGGATCTGCAGTTTTATATATCCATCGATCTTCTTTGCCATCTTATTCTCCTCACTGACACTGCTGAATTAAACCAAAACAAATATGTGATAACGGTCACCCTTTGGCGACCTGAACAAATTCCAACTCAACCGGGGTTTCCCTGCCAAAAATCGACACCATGACCCGGACCCGGCCCTTGTCCGGAAAAACCTCGTCGACAATTCCCTGAAAATTTGAGAAAGGACCGTCGGTCACCCGAACACTGTCACCGACTTCGTACATTACTTTCGGTTTCGGCTTTAAGGCCCCATCTTTGATCCGACCGATGATCTTCATCGCATCATCATCGGAAAGGACCTGGGGGTTCAAATCATCCCCAACAAACCCTGTAACCTTTGGGGTATCCCGCACTGTGTGCCAGGTGTGATCATTCAAATCAACATTAATCAGGATATACCCAGGAAAAAACTTGCGAGAAGAGGTCTTCTTGGCGCCTTTGACCATCTCAACAACCTGCTCGGTCGGAACAAGGATCTCACCAAAAAATTCTTCCTGGCCGGCATTTTTTATTCTCTCTTCCAGGGCAGTTTTGACCTGCTCTTCAAATCCGGAATAGGTATGGAGTATGTACCACGCACGAGCCATAGTTTCAGTCATCAGCAAAAGTTTTATAATTAACCCAGGATATAACCAATCAGTTTACCAAGAAACAGATCGACCGCTCCAAGGTAAAC
Proteins encoded:
- the nusG gene encoding transcription termination/antitermination protein NusG translates to MARAWYILHTYSGFEEQVKTALEERIKNAGQEEFFGEILVPTEQVVEMVKGAKKTSSRKFFPGYILINVDLNDHTWHTVRDTPKVTGFVGDDLNPQVLSDDDAMKIIGRIKDGALKPKPKVMYEVGDSVRVTDGPFSNFQGIVDEVFPDKGRVRVMVSIFGRETPVELEFVQVAKG